In the genome of Mycolicibacterium aromaticivorans JS19b1 = JCM 16368, one region contains:
- a CDS encoding SHOCT domain-containing protein, whose product MMWYGGDGWGWGGWILMTVGMVAFWALVITAIVFAVRFVADSRHTSTRPPVSGPMRAEDLLHERFARGEIDGEEYRQRMALLRDHR is encoded by the coding sequence ATGATGTGGTATGGCGGTGACGGCTGGGGATGGGGCGGTTGGATCCTGATGACGGTCGGGATGGTTGCGTTCTGGGCGCTGGTGATCACTGCGATCGTGTTTGCCGTTCGCTTTGTTGCCGATTCACGCCACACCTCCACCCGTCCGCCTGTTTCCGGGCCGATGCGGGCGGAGGATCTGCTCCACGAACGCTTCGCTCGTGGCGAGATCGACGGCGAGGAGTATCGGCAGCGCATGGCGCTGCTGCGTGATCACCGGTGA
- a CDS encoding undecaprenyl-diphosphate phosphatase, which produces MTAHLSYFEALVVGAFQGVTELFPVSSLGHSVLIPALVGGRWATDLNVSTPESPYLAFIVGLHVATAAALLVFFWRDWVRILAGFATSLRYRRIETPAERLAWLIVLATIPVGLSGLALDHVFRTTLGKPVPAAAFLVVNGVLLYAGELMRRRVPALTSGSAPGSDQTEAAGSTGNAVDDRLAELSIPQGVLIGCAQILALLPGISRSGVTMVAGLWRGLSHEEAARFSFLLATPIILAAGLLKVPDLFGPLGTSIHGQVLIGSLASFVSAYLAVRFLTRYFETRTLTPFAIYCVLAGAGSLAWLTAR; this is translated from the coding sequence GTGACCGCCCACCTCAGTTACTTCGAAGCGCTGGTGGTGGGCGCATTTCAGGGCGTCACTGAGTTATTTCCGGTATCCAGCCTTGGTCATTCGGTTCTCATTCCGGCGCTAGTCGGTGGACGCTGGGCCACCGACCTCAACGTCTCGACACCCGAATCGCCGTATTTGGCATTCATCGTCGGTCTTCATGTGGCCACGGCCGCCGCGCTGCTGGTGTTCTTCTGGCGTGACTGGGTGCGAATCCTTGCCGGCTTCGCCACCTCGCTGCGATACCGGCGGATCGAAACTCCGGCCGAACGGCTGGCATGGCTGATCGTGTTGGCGACCATCCCGGTCGGGCTGTCTGGTCTGGCCCTGGACCACGTCTTCCGCACCACCCTGGGCAAGCCCGTTCCCGCCGCGGCCTTCTTGGTCGTCAATGGCGTTTTGCTGTATGCCGGAGAGCTGATGCGCCGAAGAGTGCCCGCTTTGACGTCGGGGAGCGCCCCAGGCTCCGACCAGACCGAGGCTGCTGGCTCCACAGGCAATGCTGTCGACGACCGCCTCGCCGAATTGTCCATACCGCAAGGTGTGCTGATCGGCTGCGCTCAGATCCTGGCCCTGTTACCGGGAATCAGCCGTTCGGGGGTGACGATGGTCGCCGGCCTGTGGCGCGGACTGTCGCACGAGGAAGCTGCACGATTTTCCTTCCTGTTGGCCACCCCGATCATCCTGGCCGCCGGCCTGCTGAAGGTCCCCGACCTGTTCGGTCCGCTCGGAACCAGCATCCACGGCCAGGTGCTCATCGGCAGTCTGGCGTCGTTCGTGTCGGCCTACCTGGCAGTGCGGTTTCTGACCCGCTACTTCGAAACACGCACTCTCACACCATTTGCCATCTACTGCGTGCTCGCCGGCGCCGGCAGCCTCGCCTGGCTGACAGCCCGCTGA
- a CDS encoding helix-turn-helix domain-containing protein codes for MSQIGDVILTARRAAGLTQEELADKLGITQAALSRYENDLREPDDATVERMSEILDVSPDFLTHPFQLRGALAADAHMRRQKTTKVSEWKSAESKLNLYRMRSAFLTRRIPISPANHMPTFDPDETAPADAARMVRAQWRMPIGPVRNLTRWIESAGVIVIEERLGTRRIDGLSQWASEYPVVLLNADLPADRKRWTLAHEVGHLVLHSSYVDPDVETQANEFAAELLMPCHVIESDLHDLTPSRLLALKKVWGVSMQAIFEHAYRLGKASAAERTKFYRTMNARGWRRHEPGADVIADERPELAQTIGQTLMTRGGLSRDEVARLTGRRNAANEELFLPPETRLRVL; via the coding sequence ATGAGCCAGATCGGCGACGTCATCCTGACCGCCCGACGCGCCGCCGGCCTCACGCAGGAAGAACTCGCAGACAAGCTGGGTATTACTCAGGCTGCGTTGTCGCGATACGAGAACGACCTGCGGGAACCCGATGACGCCACGGTCGAGCGGATGTCTGAAATCCTCGATGTGTCACCAGATTTCCTCACGCATCCTTTCCAGCTGCGAGGAGCACTCGCAGCCGATGCCCACATGCGGCGCCAGAAGACGACGAAGGTGTCGGAGTGGAAGTCGGCCGAATCGAAGTTGAACCTGTACCGGATGCGGTCGGCGTTTTTGACGCGCCGGATCCCCATTAGCCCGGCGAACCACATGCCCACCTTCGATCCAGATGAGACCGCACCGGCCGACGCCGCCCGCATGGTGCGGGCCCAATGGCGAATGCCGATTGGCCCAGTGCGCAATCTGACGCGGTGGATCGAGTCCGCTGGTGTCATCGTCATCGAGGAGCGCCTGGGAACCCGGCGCATTGACGGGTTGTCTCAGTGGGCCAGTGAGTATCCCGTCGTGCTGCTCAACGCGGATCTGCCAGCTGACAGGAAACGATGGACGCTGGCCCACGAGGTGGGCCACCTCGTGCTGCATTCGAGCTACGTGGACCCAGACGTCGAAACACAGGCCAACGAGTTCGCCGCTGAACTACTCATGCCGTGTCACGTCATCGAGTCTGATCTGCATGACCTGACGCCGTCGCGGCTTCTGGCGTTGAAGAAGGTGTGGGGTGTGTCGATGCAAGCCATCTTCGAGCATGCTTACCGCTTGGGGAAGGCCAGTGCTGCCGAACGGACAAAGTTCTACCGCACCATGAACGCACGAGGATGGCGCAGGCATGAGCCAGGTGCCGACGTCATCGCGGACGAACGACCGGAGTTGGCGCAGACGATCGGGCAGACCCTGATGACACGCGGTGGCCTCAGCCGCGACGAAGTCGCCCGCTTGACCGGCCGCCGTAACGCTGCGAATGAAGAGCTTTTCCTGCCGCCGGAGACACGCCTAAGGGTGCTGTAG
- a CDS encoding sulfocyanin-like copper-binding protein codes for MGSHRVRPVLIIAIAAVALGIASTAMLAAFGSFAGSRSCAAPALPGTVVDVTLTDMGGMMGPGMMGNGPYGPGANNNGYPWPRRGTTRVFVNPSTVPAGPVSLRVRNKGALTHEVVVLPLPQGQLPGQRVSGPDGKVDETGSLGEASRTCGADDGMDIAPYGIAAGASGWTTITLPPGRYELICNIAGHYWSGMFAELDVTGQNR; via the coding sequence ATGGGCTCGCACCGTGTGCGGCCGGTGTTGATCATCGCGATCGCCGCCGTCGCCCTCGGAATCGCGAGCACGGCAATGTTGGCCGCCTTTGGGTCGTTCGCCGGTTCACGATCCTGTGCGGCACCGGCGTTGCCCGGCACAGTGGTTGACGTCACCCTCACCGACATGGGAGGCATGATGGGGCCGGGCATGATGGGCAACGGCCCCTATGGCCCGGGTGCGAACAACAACGGATACCCGTGGCCCCGCAGGGGAACGACGCGAGTCTTCGTCAACCCGTCCACAGTCCCGGCGGGACCGGTGTCGCTGCGGGTACGCAACAAAGGTGCGCTGACCCACGAGGTGGTCGTGCTGCCACTTCCGCAGGGCCAGCTTCCTGGGCAGCGTGTCAGCGGTCCCGACGGCAAGGTCGACGAGACCGGCAGCCTGGGTGAAGCCTCCCGCACCTGCGGTGCCGATGACGGTATGGACATCGCCCCTTACGGCATCGCTGCCGGGGCCAGCGGCTGGACCACCATCACCCTGCCCCCCGGACGCTACGAGCTGATCTGCAACATCGCCGGCCACTATTGGTCCGGCATGTTCGCTGAACTCGACGTCACTGGTCAGAACCGATAA
- a CDS encoding MspA family porin produces the protein MRIVGRLLVAVIAAVAALFVGTGTSHAGLDNELSLVDGGGRTMTIQQWDTFLNGVFPLDRNRLTREWFHSGKAVYSVVGPGADSFAGTLELGYQVGFPWSLGVGINFSYTTPNILLDDVSISPTNFHPLNQIITPNLFPGVSISADLGNGPGIQEVATFSVDVSGPNGSVAVANAHGTVTGAAGGVLLRPFARLISKAGDSVTTYGEPWNMN, from the coding sequence ATGAGGATCGTCGGTCGGTTGCTGGTGGCGGTGATTGCTGCGGTTGCGGCGTTGTTCGTCGGGACAGGCACTTCGCACGCAGGTTTGGATAACGAGCTGAGTCTGGTTGACGGCGGTGGCCGCACGATGACGATTCAGCAGTGGGACACCTTCCTCAATGGCGTGTTCCCGCTGGACCGCAACCGGCTGACTCGGGAGTGGTTCCACTCCGGCAAGGCCGTCTACAGCGTGGTCGGCCCGGGTGCTGATAGTTTCGCGGGGACCTTGGAGCTGGGTTATCAGGTCGGCTTCCCGTGGTCGTTGGGTGTGGGCATCAACTTCAGCTACACCACCCCCAACATCCTGCTCGACGACGTCAGCATCTCGCCGACCAACTTCCACCCGCTCAACCAGATCATCACCCCGAACCTGTTCCCCGGTGTGTCGATCAGCGCTGACCTGGGCAACGGCCCCGGCATCCAGGAAGTCGCCACCTTCTCGGTGGACGTCTCGGGCCCCAACGGCTCGGTCGCCGTGGCCAACGCCCACGGCACCGTCACCGGTGCCGCCGGCGGTGTGCTCCTGCGCCCCTTCGCTCGCCTGATCTCCAAGGCCGGTGACAGCGTCACCACCTACGGCGAACCCTGGAACATGAACTAA
- a CDS encoding HAD-IC family P-type ATPase has product MTTAPDDGGTLDAAANVNAGAPAASQGVLSSAPAGLSSAQAQALLAELGPNTVREERPGLAARLAGSLWAPVPWMLEATIALELALGKWLDAVIVAAVLVFNAALGFLQQGRARAALELLRHRLAVNARARRDGSWQLVPAVELVDGDVVHVRVGDLAPADLRLNSGSVLVDQSSLTGESVAVDRGSGQGLYASSTIVRGEATGTVTATGSRTFFGRTAELVRSSGSTDRLGGVVLRMVRVFIAIDLLLAVAATTYLAVRGAPGEDIISFAIVLLLASVPVALPAAFALAGALGAQHLVGRGILTARLSSVTAAAEMDVLCVDKTGTITCNRLAVAAITIGPGISEAQVLRLAAGASDEATQDPIDLAILRAATERGVHADPRIGFTPFDPATKRSEATLHTGSQTVRVAKGAPQVIAALAGQPPDPDVARLAAAGARVVAVALAEQGDAWRQVGLLALADSPRPDAAAMLASLAELGVSVVMITGDSAATAAAIAAQVGINGPVVRAAALYDERVAPITTGVIAEVLPEDKHHLVKQLQDAGHTVGMTGDGVNDAPALRQANVGIAVAGGTDVAKSAAGVVLTREGLADIVGLVQESRRIHQRSLTYALNVSVKKLEVPILLTVGVFAWGQFVFTPLLMALLLLGNDVVSMAITTDRADYGRRPDRWAVRNIVAGASAVAAPLLAASIGLLWFTRDVWPGLDLDRLRTLSYLTLLASSQVTIYLVRTRDHAWTSRPSTPLIAATAANLAIALTLALTGTFMAPLPGTVALLVLGALLVSALIADLIKIPVFKALALHRC; this is encoded by the coding sequence ATGACGACTGCACCCGACGATGGCGGGACATTGGACGCTGCGGCGAACGTCAACGCGGGCGCGCCGGCGGCGAGCCAGGGCGTCCTGAGCAGTGCACCGGCAGGGTTGTCATCGGCTCAGGCGCAGGCATTGCTGGCCGAATTGGGGCCCAACACAGTTCGGGAGGAACGCCCGGGCTTGGCGGCACGGCTGGCAGGCTCGCTGTGGGCGCCGGTGCCCTGGATGCTGGAAGCCACGATCGCGTTGGAGCTGGCGCTGGGCAAGTGGCTGGATGCGGTGATTGTGGCGGCGGTGCTGGTGTTCAACGCCGCTCTGGGGTTCCTTCAGCAGGGCCGGGCCAGGGCGGCCTTGGAGCTGCTGCGACACCGGTTGGCGGTCAATGCGCGGGCGCGCCGGGATGGTTCATGGCAGCTGGTACCGGCCGTTGAGCTGGTCGACGGCGATGTGGTGCACGTCCGGGTCGGTGACCTCGCCCCGGCCGATCTTCGGCTGAATTCGGGCAGTGTCCTGGTGGATCAGTCGAGCCTGACCGGGGAGTCGGTGGCTGTCGATCGGGGGAGCGGTCAGGGGCTATACGCGAGTTCGACCATCGTGCGGGGTGAGGCGACCGGAACAGTCACTGCGACCGGATCCCGGACCTTTTTTGGACGCACCGCCGAGCTGGTCCGCTCCTCCGGCTCTACCGATCGCCTGGGCGGTGTGGTGCTGCGCATGGTGCGGGTGTTCATCGCCATTGACCTGCTGCTCGCCGTGGCAGCGACCACATATCTGGCGGTGCGCGGCGCCCCGGGCGAGGACATCATCTCCTTCGCGATCGTGCTCCTGCTGGCCTCGGTCCCAGTCGCACTGCCGGCCGCGTTCGCCCTGGCCGGGGCACTGGGCGCCCAGCACCTGGTCGGACGCGGAATCCTGACCGCGCGTCTGTCAAGCGTGACTGCCGCCGCCGAGATGGACGTGCTGTGCGTGGACAAGACCGGCACGATCACCTGCAACCGGCTCGCCGTCGCCGCAATCACCATCGGGCCAGGCATATCCGAGGCCCAGGTGTTGCGCCTGGCCGCGGGCGCCTCCGACGAGGCCACCCAGGACCCGATCGACTTGGCCATCCTGCGTGCCGCCACCGAACGCGGCGTGCACGCCGATCCCCGGATCGGGTTCACGCCGTTCGACCCCGCCACCAAACGCTCCGAAGCCACCCTGCACACCGGTAGCCAGACCGTGCGGGTGGCCAAAGGGGCACCGCAGGTCATCGCTGCGCTGGCCGGACAACCCCCCGATCCCGACGTCGCCCGCCTGGCCGCCGCCGGCGCCCGGGTTGTGGCTGTGGCGCTCGCCGAACAGGGCGACGCTTGGCGCCAGGTCGGCCTGCTCGCACTGGCCGACTCGCCGCGCCCGGACGCCGCCGCCATGCTCGCTTCCCTGGCAGAACTCGGCGTGAGCGTGGTGATGATCACCGGCGACAGCGCCGCCACCGCCGCCGCCATCGCCGCCCAGGTGGGCATCAACGGCCCGGTCGTGCGCGCCGCCGCGCTGTACGACGAACGCGTCGCCCCGATCACCACCGGCGTCATCGCCGAGGTTCTTCCCGAAGACAAGCACCATCTCGTCAAGCAGCTTCAAGACGCCGGGCACACCGTGGGCATGACCGGCGATGGCGTCAACGATGCGCCTGCGCTGCGCCAAGCCAACGTCGGCATCGCGGTTGCCGGCGGCACCGACGTCGCCAAGTCCGCCGCCGGGGTCGTGCTGACCCGCGAAGGACTCGCCGACATCGTCGGCCTGGTCCAGGAGAGCCGCCGCATCCACCAACGCTCGCTGACCTACGCCCTCAACGTCAGCGTCAAGAAACTCGAAGTGCCGATCCTGCTCACTGTCGGTGTATTCGCCTGGGGCCAGTTCGTGTTCACCCCGCTGCTGATGGCACTTCTGCTGCTCGGCAACGACGTGGTCAGCATGGCGATCACCACCGACCGCGCCGACTACGGCCGCCGACCCGACCGGTGGGCCGTGCGCAACATCGTCGCCGGGGCCAGCGCCGTCGCGGCCCCGCTGCTCGCGGCTTCGATCGGGTTGCTGTGGTTCACCCGCGACGTCTGGCCGGGTCTAGACCTCGATCGTCTGCGCACCTTGAGCTATCTCACCTTGCTCGCCAGCAGTCAGGTCACCATCTACCTGGTCCGCACCCGTGACCACGCCTGGACGAGCCGCCCCAGCACCCCCCTGATCGCCGCGACCGCCGCTAACCTCGCCATTGCGCTGACCCTCGCCCTCACCGGAACATTCATGGCCCCTCTGCCGGGCACGGTCGCGCTCCTCGTGCTCGGGGCGCTGCTGGTCAGCGCACTCATTGCCGATCTCATCAAAATTCCGGTGTTCAAAGCTCTTGCACTGCATCGGTGCTGA
- a CDS encoding phosphatase PAP2 family protein: MVGWLNVEHGSGAGTADFGFVSIGVIAALGVIAMTAIGVARRPEWRRALARVGDVMPIRRFWEWTTARLGPPTSSLRARMRLQGVAGLTLIAGLVVVTFMAVGFTDLLDDVLEGDGVAVVDHPSARWLAQHRDVWLTHVLVAVTHGGGPAGQAVWLALVCAVAAVRGRSWLPVLLGAVGGGGIAAMIVLAKHLVGRPRPTSPFALIPATGFSFPSGHATGAAAIGLLCAWILCRWVVRPWAAQVSVWAATGAAIALIGFSRLYLGVHFVTDVLAGWLLGAAWAGVVVLAGSWSVAERGRQPVRGPDCSHDS, encoded by the coding sequence GTGGTTGGATGGTTGAACGTGGAGCACGGTTCCGGCGCCGGTACGGCAGATTTCGGGTTCGTCAGCATCGGTGTGATCGCCGCGTTGGGAGTGATCGCGATGACGGCGATCGGGGTTGCGCGACGTCCGGAATGGCGTCGGGCACTTGCCCGTGTCGGCGATGTGATGCCCATCCGCCGGTTCTGGGAGTGGACCACCGCGCGGCTGGGGCCGCCGACGTCGTCGCTGCGGGCGCGGATGCGGCTGCAGGGAGTGGCGGGCCTAACGCTGATCGCAGGTCTGGTCGTAGTCACTTTCATGGCTGTTGGGTTCACCGACCTACTCGACGACGTGCTGGAGGGTGACGGAGTAGCTGTCGTCGATCACCCGTCGGCGCGATGGCTGGCGCAGCACCGTGACGTGTGGCTGACCCATGTGCTTGTAGCGGTGACGCATGGCGGCGGCCCGGCCGGTCAGGCGGTGTGGCTGGCGCTGGTGTGTGCCGTCGCGGCGGTGCGCGGCAGATCGTGGCTGCCGGTGCTGCTTGGCGCGGTTGGTGGAGGTGGGATCGCCGCGATGATAGTGCTCGCCAAGCATCTGGTCGGTCGACCGCGCCCGACTTCGCCGTTTGCGCTTATTCCCGCGACGGGCTTCTCGTTTCCCTCTGGCCATGCGACGGGCGCAGCGGCAATTGGGTTGTTGTGCGCCTGGATTTTGTGCCGGTGGGTGGTCAGACCATGGGCCGCACAGGTTTCGGTGTGGGCAGCCACCGGCGCCGCGATCGCACTGATCGGCTTCTCCCGCCTCTACCTTGGGGTCCACTTCGTGACCGATGTGTTGGCGGGCTGGTTGCTGGGAGCCGCGTGGGCGGGGGTAGTCGTTCTGGCCGGATCATGGTCGGTGGCCGAGCGGGGGCGGCAACCCGTCCGCGGGCCCGACTGCAGCCACGACTCGTAA